CGCAACGGGTGCCGTCGGAATCGAACTTCTGCGGCTATTGGAACAGCGGGCGTTCCCGGTGCGCGGCTTGAAGTTGCTTGCCTCCCCCCGATCGGCGGGTAAACGCCTGCGTTTTCGAGGGGAGGAATTGCCGGTGGAAGCGTTGTCGGGCGAGTCATTCAAGAACGTCGATTTTGCCCTCTTCAGTGCCGGTGCGTCCACGTCGAAAGTATTTGCCCCGCTCGCGGTGAAGGCGGGGACGACGGTCATCGATAATTCCTCGGCGTTTCGGATGGAGCCGGAGGTGCCCCTGGTGGTGCCGGAAATAAATGCTGACGACGTTCGCCATCACGCGGGCATCATCGCGAATCCGAATTGCACGACCATCATCAGCTTGATGGCCCTTTGCCCGCTGCACCGCGCCTTTGGTTTGAACCGCGTCCTTGCGGCAAGTTACCAGGCCGTTTCGGGGGCGGGCGCAAAGGGGATCATCGAATTGAAAGCGCAGGTCGAGGCGGGAGGCGAGCATGCACCGGTCGCCGCCGTCTTCCCGCATCCGATCGCCTTCAACGTCATCCCTCAGGTGGATGTCTTCCTGGCGGACGGGTACACGAAGGAAGAGCACAAATTCGTTAACGAAAGTCGCAAGATCCTGCATCTGCCGGAGCTGCGTGCTTCCATCACGTGCGTGCGCGTACCCGTTTACCGGTCGCATGCCGTCGCCGTGCACGCCGAATTCCGCAACCCCGTGTCGGTTGACCGGGCAAGGGACGTTGTCGCCAAATTTCCGGGCGTCCGGCTGGTTGACGAGCCGGGTGCGGGCAAATACCCGGTTCCGTTGGCCACCTCAGGAAATGACGATTGCCAAGTAGGCCGTATCCGGCTCGATTCTGCGCTGGACAACGGGTTGGCGTTCTGGGTCTGCGGCGACCAATTGCTCAAAGGTGCCGCGTTGAACGCCGTCCAAATTGCCGAACTCCTGGTTTGAGGCGGTTCGCTCAGACCCGCCTCGAACCATGCGGATGGCGGGC
This DNA window, taken from Verrucomicrobiota bacterium, encodes the following:
- a CDS encoding aspartate-semialdehyde dehydrogenase, whose translation is MGKHFTVAIVGATGAVGIELLRLLEQRAFPVRGLKLLASPRSAGKRLRFRGEELPVEALSGESFKNVDFALFSAGASTSKVFAPLAVKAGTTVIDNSSAFRMEPEVPLVVPEINADDVRHHAGIIANPNCTTIISLMALCPLHRAFGLNRVLAASYQAVSGAGAKGIIELKAQVEAGGEHAPVAAVFPHPIAFNVIPQVDVFLADGYTKEEHKFVNESRKILHLPELRASITCVRVPVYRSHAVAVHAEFRNPVSVDRARDVVAKFPGVRLVDEPGAGKYPVPLATSGNDDCQVGRIRLDSALDNGLAFWVCGDQLLKGAALNAVQIAELLV